One part of the Humulus lupulus chromosome 9, drHumLupu1.1, whole genome shotgun sequence genome encodes these proteins:
- the LOC133800004 gene encoding pre-mRNA-splicing ATP-dependent RNA helicase prp28-like, translated as MSITSLLVLPSLSPTSIALPAPPSEEVVPTKTLPSEIKPPAPNPKPSKVGAAKSKVPSTAAQLVSGMSPASQTHSKATTVVKKGEKQGKTSPPKKSPPVKKLKITPLACSSSEADPFEDPFGEAVDPSDHSCFESTKSSESSPKHEDLIASEERVVDSEDGSDASDTSSKPSDHVSEPLPSESKGKKPMTFSSPIAHKVLTKNID; from the coding sequence ATGTCCATAACCTCTCTGTTAGTGCTTCCATCCCTATCTCCTACTTCGATCGCTCTGCCCGCACCACCATCTGAAGAGGTGGTGCCAACCAAGACCCTTCCTTCAGAAATCAAGCCACCTGCTCCAAATCCTAAACCCTCAAAAGTCGGAGCTGCCAAATCAAAAGTCCCTTCTACTGCTGCACAACTTGTTTCTGGTATGTCGCCTGCTTCCCAAACTCACTCCAAAGCAACAACAGTCGTGAAGAAAGGAGAAAAACAAGGCAAGACatctcctccaaagaaatctCCTCCAGTGAAGAAACTCAAAATCACTCCACTTGCATGTTCTTCCTCTGAGGCTGATCCTTTTGAAGACCCATTTGGTGAAGCAGTCGATCCTTCTGACCACTCATGTTTTGAAAGCACCAAAAGTTCAGAATCTTCCCCCAAACATGAAGATCTGATTGCCTCTGAAGAAAGAGTTGTTGACTCAGAGGATGGTTCTGATGCATCTGACACTTCGTCTAAGCCCTCTGACCATGTCTCTGAACCTCTACCTTCTGAATCCAAGGGAAAGAAGCCCATGACTTTTTCTAGTCCAATTGCTCACAAGGTTCTAACCAAAAACATTGATTAA
- the LOC133802259 gene encoding NAC transcription factor 25-like — MINMENSTDSSSSLRSSQHHPKLPPGFRFHPTDEELVVHYLKRKAAAAPLPVTIIAEIDLYKFDPWELPSKASFGEQEWYFFSPRDRKYPNGARPNRAATSGYWKATGTDKPILSSNGSQKVGVKKALVFYGGKPPKGVKTNWIMHEYRLVDSTTSSNYPIPHHTPPTPNKKASLRLDDWVLCRIYKKNNGQQSRPMMMMERHDDHKEDSMDPMIIFPRPINNNYTALLENEDCFLQGILEGNNNGNDPHQMGVKRQQPSSFWNEVAVGSSSMASPPQAKRFHGDLNSTTSTTSATSSEINMNSSSFVSILNQTASFHHQNALLGSVNDGVLRSSIPQFRLPTMNWN; from the exons ATGATAAATATGGAGAACAGCACAGACTCGTCTTCTTCTTTGAGATCATCACAACACCACCCGAAACTCCCACCTGGTTTTCGATTCCACCCCACAGACGAAGAGCTCGTGGTTCACTACCTCAAGCGAAAGGCCGCCGCCGCTCCTCTTCCGGTCACCATCATCGCCGAAATCGATCTCTACAAGTTCGATCCATGGGAGCTTCCAA gtaagGCTAGTTTTGGGGAACAAGAGTGGTATTTTTTCAGTCCAAGAGATCGGAAGTATCCAAACGGAGCTCGGCCGAACAGAGCAGCGACTTCTGGATATTGGAAAGCCACCGGAACTGATAAGCCGATTCTGAGCTCTAATGGTTCTCAGAAGGTTGGTGTTAAGAAAGCTCTGGTTTTCTATGGCGGAAAACCACCTAAAGGTGTCAAAACCAATTGGATTATGCATGAGTATCGATTGGTCGACTCAACTACCAGCTCCAATTATCCGATTCCTCATCATACTCCACCAACGCCTAACAAAAAAGCATCTTTACGG CTGGATGACTGGGTTTTGTGTCGAATATACAAGAAAAACAATGGGCAGCAAAGTCGACCGATGATGATGATGGAGCGTCATGATGATCACAAAGAAGATTCTATGGATCCTATGATTATTTTCCCAAGGCCAATCAATAATAATTACACAGCCTTGCTCGAAAACGAAGACTGTTTTCTCCAAGGAATATTAGAAGGCAATAACAATGGCAACGATCCTCATCAGATGGGTGTCAAACGACAGCAACCATCGTCGTTTTGGAATGAAGTAGCTGTGGGTTCTTCGTCTATGGCGTCACCACCACAAGCAAAACGGTTCCATGGTGATCTTAATAGCACTACTTCTACGACCAGTGCTACTAGCTCTGAGATTAACATGAACTCGTCGTCGTTTGTTTCTATATTGAATCAGACGGCGTCGTTTCATCATCAGAACGCTCTTCTTGGCTCCGTAAACGACGGCGTTTTGCGTAGTAGTATTCCCCAGTTTCGACTTCCCACCATGAACTGGAACTAG